In one Aricia agestis chromosome 21, ilAriAges1.1, whole genome shotgun sequence genomic region, the following are encoded:
- the LOC121737873 gene encoding myrosinase 1-like produces the protein MLDVRKFPKGFLLGSSGSAYQYEGAWNEDGKGPSIWDVAVHEKPSRIQDGSTGDVACDSYHLYKEDVKIMSYVGLDFFRFSFSWSRILPTGFPNCINQAGIDFYNNFIDELIKHNVTPFATIYHWDLPKQLQELGGWTNPDVVQWFVDYAKVLFDNFGHKVKIWATINEPSMICLGGYGAGLLAPFVNAYGIGEYACAEHVLLAHAKTYRLYHEVYKGKGKVGIVLNTHWFEPVTNSKEDKKAVSDIIQFELGIYANPIYDPCGDYPEVVKKRVAAKSSEQGFPRSRLPKLSYRDLKLIKGSADFLGINMYSTYFVYRNESVKGSYHVPSSLDDLEVGFSITQRPFSVATSTNPRDFYKLLVKIKKLYNNPTVYITENGLSNDGGLEDDDRIEYIAGHINALLDAVDQGCDVRAYSVWSLLDNFEWLFGYKNKYGLYEVDFSSPKRTRTPRKSAHFYRNVTQSRSIERCDL, from the exons TGATGTGAGGAAGTTTCCGAAAGGTTTCTTACTTGGTTCCTCTGGGTCGGCCTATCAGTATGAAGGTGCTTGGAATGAAGACG GTAAAGGACCTTCTATCTGGGATGTTGCTGTTCACGAGAAACCATCTCGCATTCAAGATGGCAGTACTGGGGATGTTGCTTGCGACTCCTACCACCTTTACAAGGAGGACGTCAAAATAATGAGCTATGTCGGATTAGACTTCTTCAGATTTTCCTTTTCCTGGTCTAGGATTTTGCCCACAGGTTTCCCGAACTGTATCAACCAAGCTGGCATcgacttttataataatttcatcGATGaactaataaaacataatgttaCACCATTCGCAACAATCTACCATTGGGATTTGCCTAAACAACTACAAGAGCTAGGAGGTTGGACTAACCCAGATGTAGTGCAATGGTTTGTGGACTATGCCAAAGTTTTATTTGACAATTTTGGTCATAAAGTCAAAATTTGGGCGACTATAAATGAACCATCTATGATTTGTTTGGGTGGGTACGGTGCGGGGCTGCTTGCACCATTTGTGAATGCTTATGGAATTGGAGAGTATGCATGCGCTGAGCATGTGCTGCTGGCTCACGCTAAAACTTACCGTCTCTACCATGAGGTCTATAAAGGAAAGGGAAAAGTAGGAATTGTACTTAACACTCATTGGTTTGAACCAGTGACGAATTCGAAAGAAGATAAAAAGGCTGTATCAGATATTATTCAATTTGAA TTGGGGATTTATGCAAATCCTATATATGATCCATGCGGAGACTACCCAGAAGTAGTTAAAAAACGAGTAGCTGCGAAGAGCTCAGAGCAAGGTTTTCCAAGATCTCGTCTTCCGAAACTATCATATCGAGATTTGAAACTTATCAAGGGTAGCGCTGATTTCTTAGGCATTAATATGTATTCAACTTATTTCGTGTATAGAAATGAATCAGTTAAAGGATCTTATCATGTGCCATCTTCTTTAGATGACCTTGAAGTTGGATTCAGCATAACACAAAGACCATTTAGTGTTGCTACATCA ACAAACCCCAGAGACTTCTACAAACTCCTTGTGAAAATAAAGAAGCTTTATAACAACCCGACCGTCTATATCACTGAGAATGGACTGTCCAATGATGGTGGATTAGAGGATGATGATAGAATTGAGTACATAGCTGGTCATATTAACGCCTTGTTGGATGCTGTGGACCAAGGATGTGACGTCAGAGCATATAGCGTTTGGAGTCTGCTCGACAATTTCGAATGGCTGTTTGGATACAA